Part of the Lotus japonicus ecotype B-129 chromosome 6, LjGifu_v1.2 genome, AGCACAGGTGTTGACGTGCTTTGCcgttcattcattcattcagcAAACAAGGAAATAGAAATAGATGCGTTTGTTTGGAAGTCCCAAGCACGTGTTGGGCTGTCAAAAcgtttcaattttcaattctCTTCTTTATATATGCCTCTTACTTTTCAAATAATCTCACCAGAATGACCAGATTACTTTTGAAGCTGTTAATTTTTCCACATTATGGCACATCAGTTAAtcaaataagtaaaaaaaaactgTTAAATAGTATAACTTTTACATAAATGTCCATAAAAaatgcttaaatatgttttagccCCGGAAATTTAgcaaatattaattttagtcattgaaaaaatatttttttcatttttaatcttTTGGAAATACATAAAGTTATCTTAGTCATTGTTAAGTTTTTGCTTATGTAACTACCGTAATAAAATGATGACTCATATTTTCTACTTGTGTTTTTAATCTGATTTGATAAGCATGATCAACTCTTTTACACAACTCATCTAttattcttaaattttatttacgTGACTCACATGTGTTTCTCATTTATAAACTCTGCATGACACTATCTTTGtaggatagttcaagtggtaggagctggaggACATATGAGTTGTTTAGAGGGAGGTCAAGAGATCGATTCCTGACggttgcaatttatctttccgatatacaaaaaaaaactctacaTGACACTAATTTAGGTAAATAAGTCGGTTCCAAAGTGCCAACTTATATTAAAAAACACAAAGTAGGTAGTGTTGAGTCACGTTATTTAAGTTCCGTAAGCAAAACTTTAACACTAATGACTAAAACAGATAATCCAATGTAAATTTCAGGATTGAAAATTAAGAAATAGTTTTTCAGGTACTAACACCAACATATCTTATTTGTAAGgaccaaaatataaaaacatACAAAGACATGTAAATGCCTATGAGATATTTGATGAATGATGATACTCTTTAGAAATATCTGGAGAtaaattaataaagaaaaacaATCAAGTAGGGAGACAACTGTATGCGTGCTCATCATTGGAGAATCTTACTATAATGCAGGAAAATTCAGTTAAAGTTAAACCCAGAAATGCTTTTCATACTTAAAGTGCCAGATTGTACATCGTTGCTTATAAGAATTAGGAATAGTTGTTGTGCAACCTTCACTCCCCAAACAGCAAGAAAtgtaaaaaggagaaaaaataatttatttttcaaaaaatcagcataaaagtagaaaaaaacatgtaataaaaaaacaataaaatataaacacAATTAATAATATGTTAATTTTTGATGTGGTGTAAGACAGATGTCCTCATTCAAAGACAATTCTGTTCTAACAGAGAATATTCTCATTATGGTGGGACGAACTCTCCCAAGAGAAGCATATACCAGTTGAATCAACCACTCGTTGCTTATTAACAATTCTAATTGCTAACAAACAGAattaaaaaattagtaaaaagtTAATAGTGGTATATACTCTCTCTTATAAAAGCATATATTTCTCTCTCCCAATTTGAGCCAAGTgtgaattattattatttgttgcAAAACTAAACTAATTGAGACCACATTTCCTTGTGCCTACATCTCCATCCATCACTACCAACAAAACAATCCCAAAAATCATTGTATGGAGGAGGAGAAAACCTAACTCAACAAACCAAATCATCAATTCAATTCattcaatcaatttattttcTCCAATCCTCCTTCCTTCATCCATGGCGGACGTGCTTACCAgaaaaaccaccaccaccacctccggCTCCGGCAAGAAGGAAACCTCAAACCTCCTCCTCGGCCGCTTCGAGATTGGCAAGCTTCTCGGCCATGGAACCTTCGCCAAAGTCTACTACGCCAGAAACATCAAAAACGGCGAAGGCGTCGCCATCAAAGTCATCGACAAGGAGAAGATTCTCAAAGGCGGTTTAGTCGCTCACATCAAACGCGAGATCTCAATCCTCCGCCGCGTCCGCCACCCTAACATCGTCCAGCTCTTCGAGGTCATGGCGACCAAAACCAAGATCTACTTCGTCATGGAGTACGTCCGCGGCGGGGAGCTTTTCAACAAGGTGGCGAAGGGGAGGTTGAAGGAGGAGGTTGCGAGGAAGTATTTCCAGCAATTGATCTCTGCTGTTGGATTCTGCCATGCTAGAGGCGTCTACCACCGCGATCTGAAGCCGGAGAATCTCTTGCTCGATGAGAACGGTAATCTCAAAGTCTCTGATTTCGGATTGAGTGCTGTTTCTGATCAGATTAGACAAGATGGGTTGTTTCACACGTTTTGTGGAACACCGGCTTATGTTGCTCCTGAGGTTCTTGCTAGGAAGGGTTACGATGGTGCTAAGGTTGATTTATGGTCTTGTGGGGTTGTCTTGTTTGTGTTGATGGCAGGGTATTTACCTTTCCATGACCAGAATGTTATGGCAATGTATAAGAAAATTTACAGGGGTGAGTTTAGGTGTCCTAGGTGGTTTTCGCCGGATTTGTCGAAGCTGTTGATTCGCCTTCTCGATACGAAACCTGAGACCAGGATTGCAATTCCTGATATTATGGAGAATAAGTGGTTCAAGAAAGGGTTCAAGCAGATTAAGTTTTATGTTGAGGATGATAGGCTTTGTaatgttgatgatattttgggTGAGAATGAGGATGATGCAGCTTCGATAACATCTGTGGCGTCGGTTGCATCGCTTTCGGATTACTCGGCTTGTGAGTCTGATTCTGAGGTAGAGATTAGGAGGAGGCAGCAGCATGGTCCGTTGCCGAGACCCGCGAGTTTGAATGCTTTTGATATTATATCAATGTCCCCCGGTTTCGACCTCTCTGGATTGTTTGAGGAGAAAGGGGACGAGGCGAGGTTTGTGACTGCTGCGCCGGTTTCGAAGATCATATCCAAATTGGAGGAGATTGCTCATCTGGTTAGGTTTTCTGTGAGGAAGAAGGATTGCAGGGTGAGCTTGGAGGGTACTAGAGAGGGTGTGAAGGGGCCATTGactattgctgctgagatatttGAATTGACACCTACTTTGGTTGTGGTGGAGGTGAAGAAGAAGGGAGGAGACAGAGCTGAGTATGAGAGGTTTTGCAACGATGAATTGAAACCTGGATTGGAGAATTTGATGGCTGAGGAAGCTGAAAGTGAAACTCCTAAAATCTTGTCTACACCTACTGAGCCTTCACTGCTGCGTGTGCTTTCTGAACCTGTGCACCATACTGATATTGAATCTCCGCGCTATCTACCTGAAGAAGAgtgagatagagaagagataaaaggtcttttgttttttgtttttgtttttcatttataGACTGTGTATTGGTGATTGATAAATTTTCCCCAGGATGGTCCTGCTTCTTAGGTTTGCTCCTTGAAAGAGCCTTAGGTTTTACTGCATTTGTATGTCTCTAAACGACTatacgaagaagaagaaagctaatTGGAATTTAGTGAATGGAGTACATATTCTATTTTTATGGTTCTGTGCTTGTATATTACTTTTGCTATTTGTAGCAAGTGATGAGAAAATAGCAAAACAGTTTAGTGCTAATCCATGAAGCATTACTACAATGGCTTTGGCTTTAGTGCTAGTACTACATATATCTGTTGAATACATTAATtctataaataatataaatgttTGTTTCttactcaaaaataagaaagagTACAATTGTTGTTACTTTCTTTGGTTTCTGTATGAAAACTGCAAATTGTGTGTATAACCTGTTTTAGAATTAGGATCAGAACATGGTTGTACTTTGATATGTTCTTTAGTGCTTATGAATTAACTATCTTCTAGACCAGGCTGAATTCTGGAAGCTAAGGTTATGGTTAAGCTGTAGGCATTATAATGTGATGGAATATGTTAGCATTGCATGAGAACTGTTTAAGGATCTATAGCAATATCACCACAGGACTGTTTTCAAGTATAGAACATGTCTGAGTGAGAAATTTGGATTAATCTGGGAATCCTCCCACTCCACTATCATTTAAAAATAATGTTCAGTTTTAAAGCTCTGGAATTGTATCTTTGCAATCTCAAGTAGTCAACGAATATTATTTCAATGGGCATAATCAATctgatagcatgtttggatcaacttctatttcattagaatcaattctgaaatctGGAAGGTACTCATAGAAGTTTCTCCACAAAAACATTTTAGACTTCAAAATCAATAGTGGAAGAGaattcaaacatgcactaaatttttaaaaaatgctaATATTTTGGTACTGCTAGTTCTGGTTGACCTTAGAAGTCGAAGCTTAACGGTGAGAATACATTAAAAAGGCTGAAACATACAAGAACACAGCGTGAAGTGAAGATAAATAAAAGTGGATTACTTGCATTACTTCTCATTTGGATGAATCTAATATGTGTTGCTTTCTCCACTGAATTTGCCTAACTTGGAGGGAAACATGTCTATTTTTTCTACAATATCAGAAGGTAATAGTACACccatttttgtatttttatagatAATGATTATAatttacattaaattaaatcaacgataaatataataaacactTTCTCATCCTTAGAAAGAAGTCCACAAAAATGAGAGAAATTCAACAGGAGTTATCCTAATGGTTGAACTCAACActaaaatatataataagaaagatatgaaaaattatgaaaaatattttaatattttcttaaaCTGTTGATCTCCTGAACTTGTGTAGTCATAGATGATATACTCACTCTCAGAAATTAGGTTAGCTATAACTCTGATTTAAAAACTAGTTTAGAGACGGAGATTGTTCTAtcatataaatgaatttttttgtcatatctctagttaatatAAAAGTCTCGATACACCCCTTACACAAGACTTCTCATCAATAGAAAGGGGTTGAGTTCTTATTATTTTTCATGACATCCCCTTCTTTCCCTTCCTTTCCTTTGTGCAAGTGTTTATTAGATTGGATTAGAAAACTCCTAAACTCACCTAAGCCATCCATGTTCACCCCTACACAATATTTTATCTTATAGTGATATTTATTTTGGTAAAGAAAAAACAAGAGGAGATAATATTCTACACTTTGAGTTAGTCTGAATTCTCATTAAACACTTGTGCTTCTTTGACAAAAAATTTAACACTTTGCTTCTTTCCAAATCaagtatttttcatttttttcttatatcttCTATGGAGATATAATATTGTGTAGTTTTTCTATAAGAGGGAAAAACAAGAGACAGTTGCGTAGTTTTGCAAATGAGTTCTTATAATATTCATTGGTACAACTGTTGACTTATCAAGCTGGTGGGAGTGATTATCATAAATTCATAATCAGATTTGAAGTTTAATACAAGGAGAGATAagataagctataagctatcttcACTAAAACCTGTCCTCACAGGATTTGCTGCTGATAATTGATAAGGGGGGCACTTTCTGTTTGTACTCCATTTTTTCAAAGTCGTAAATCAAAATCAAAGTGACCCACGCTAATCACTTTGTGGCAACCTAATTAATATTGCATCCGTACATTTGTCCTCAAATTGGACTAATTGGGTTTCTTGATTTGGTGTTAGCAGCTACAAAACAcacagatttttaattaatactggTACTTTAACATGTGACACGAGTTTGAAAAAAATGATCATATCAAGCCAAAAGTAGAATACGACTATACGAGAAATGTAAAGAGACAAAAGTTTCAACTTCAAAATGATCTCATCCACTACAAAAACAGGAGAAAACTGCATAAAGAAGAGTTAGACATTTCctaaaataattttagttgGTTACCTTTCCTAAAATAtgagtaaagaaaaaaaaaagtatggtCTCCCGTTAATTGTATTTATAGTTAACGTTAAGCCTATATTCATTCATAAAcaatatgatattaaaattatagtattattttagaattaaataaattatcttagaaaataatgtttcccctatataatatattttaggcaaatatttgaaaattgactggtatttttttatttttttgcattGGGCCCTACGAACGTAGGCCCATCCAAATTCAGGATGCCTCATTCACGGAAGCAATAGCTGCCGCTCAAATTCAATGCACATAAAAACTAGAGAGGCGTAGGAGAGATATATCTAAAAAAAAGGCATTGATTTGATAAAAATAAGGTATTGATAACCTTTTCAACTTAGAATATTCAATTCAAGCAAACCTTATCCAATCATTTTGGCTATTTATGTTGCCAAAACTTAGTGAAAATTGTCACTGAAGGACAAATATAAGTTATCTTATGCTAAGCTTACAGGCACAATAATAGTTTTTATATTTAGTAGATATGATTTTTTATGAGTGTCAAAAAGGGCTCGAACCTACTTGCCAATCCGCCAAAGCGGGTTGGGCCAG contains:
- the LOC130723352 gene encoding CBL-interacting serine/threonine-protein kinase 12-like; the encoded protein is MADVLTRKTTTTTSGSGKKETSNLLLGRFEIGKLLGHGTFAKVYYARNIKNGEGVAIKVIDKEKILKGGLVAHIKREISILRRVRHPNIVQLFEVMATKTKIYFVMEYVRGGELFNKVAKGRLKEEVARKYFQQLISAVGFCHARGVYHRDLKPENLLLDENGNLKVSDFGLSAVSDQIRQDGLFHTFCGTPAYVAPEVLARKGYDGAKVDLWSCGVVLFVLMAGYLPFHDQNVMAMYKKIYRGEFRCPRWFSPDLSKLLIRLLDTKPETRIAIPDIMENKWFKKGFKQIKFYVEDDRLCNVDDILGENEDDAASITSVASVASLSDYSACESDSEVEIRRRQQHGPLPRPASLNAFDIISMSPGFDLSGLFEEKGDEARFVTAAPVSKIISKLEEIAHLVRFSVRKKDCRVSLEGTREGVKGPLTIAAEIFELTPTLVVVEVKKKGGDRAEYERFCNDELKPGLENLMAEEAESETPKILSTPTEPSLLRVLSEPVHHTDIESPRYLPEEE